The following are encoded together in the Bradyrhizobium genosp. L genome:
- a CDS encoding flavin-containing monooxygenase produces MNVQTQIRAAEPVTTEHFDVLIAGAGISGVGAAYHLTTQCPGTTFVALETQKTFGGTWSTHRYPGIRSDSDLHTFGYRFKPWTSAPIASAAEILKYMGEVIEENDLARHIRYRHTITAAEWSNETNLWTIDATRIDTGEHLRFTANFFWMCQGYYRHDAGYTPQWPDMAKFKGTVVHPQTWPDDLDYKGKRVVVIGSGATAATLIPAMAKDVGHVTMLQRSPTYFRTGRNAIEIAEELRRLQVDEAWIHEITRRKILFEQDAFTRRTFADPEGAKKDLLAAVEAVLGKDYDIATHFTPSYRPWRQRIAFVPDADLFQAIKGGKASVVTDEIERFTETGILLKSGKALEADIIITATGFHLSANGGIDFAIDGKPLDFKDTVTYRGMMFTGVPNLVWVFGYFRASWTLRVDLVADFVCRMLKHMKETGAHKVTPALRAEDHNMPLLPWIDPENFNPGYMMRGMHLLPKRGDKPEWQHNQDYWAEKDEFPTIDLEDKAFVYG; encoded by the coding sequence ATGAACGTCCAGACCCAGATCCGGGCCGCCGAGCCCGTCACGACCGAGCATTTCGACGTCCTGATCGCGGGCGCCGGCATTTCCGGCGTCGGTGCTGCGTACCACCTCACCACGCAATGCCCCGGCACGACGTTCGTCGCGCTGGAGACGCAGAAAACCTTCGGCGGCACCTGGTCGACGCATCGCTATCCCGGCATCCGCTCCGACAGCGACCTGCACACCTTCGGCTATCGCTTCAAGCCGTGGACCAGCGCGCCGATCGCAAGCGCGGCCGAGATCCTGAAATACATGGGCGAGGTAATCGAGGAGAACGACCTCGCGCGTCATATCCGCTATCGCCATACCATCACCGCGGCCGAATGGTCGAACGAGACCAATCTCTGGACCATCGATGCCACGCGCATCGACACCGGCGAGCATCTGCGCTTCACCGCCAATTTCTTCTGGATGTGCCAGGGCTACTACCGCCACGACGCCGGCTACACGCCACAATGGCCCGACATGGCGAAGTTCAAGGGCACAGTCGTGCATCCGCAGACCTGGCCGGACGATCTCGACTACAAGGGCAAGCGCGTGGTCGTGATCGGCTCCGGGGCGACGGCTGCGACTCTGATCCCGGCGATGGCCAAGGATGTCGGCCATGTCACCATGCTGCAGCGCTCGCCGACCTATTTCCGCACCGGCCGCAACGCGATCGAGATCGCCGAGGAGTTGCGCCGGCTGCAGGTCGACGAGGCCTGGATCCACGAGATCACCAGGCGCAAGATCCTGTTCGAGCAGGACGCCTTCACCAGGCGGACGTTTGCCGATCCCGAGGGCGCCAAGAAGGATCTGCTGGCGGCGGTCGAGGCCGTGCTCGGCAAGGACTACGATATCGCGACCCATTTCACGCCGAGCTACCGGCCGTGGCGGCAGCGCATCGCCTTCGTTCCGGACGCCGACCTGTTCCAGGCCATCAAGGGCGGCAAGGCGTCGGTCGTGACCGACGAGATCGAGCGCTTCACCGAGACCGGCATCCTGCTCAAGTCCGGCAAGGCGCTCGAGGCCGACATCATCATCACCGCGACCGGCTTCCATCTCTCCGCCAACGGCGGCATCGACTTTGCGATCGACGGCAAGCCGCTCGATTTCAAGGACACCGTGACCTATCGCGGCATGATGTTCACCGGCGTGCCGAACCTGGTCTGGGTGTTCGGCTATTTCCGCGCCAGCTGGACGCTGCGCGTCGATCTCGTCGCCGACTTCGTCTGCCGCATGCTCAAGCACATGAAGGAAACCGGCGCGCACAAGGTGACACCGGCGCTGCGGGCGGAAGACCACAACATGCCGCTGCTGCCGTGGATCGATCCGGAGAATTTCAACCCCGGCTACATGATGCGCGGCATGCATTTGTTGCCGAAGCGCGGCGACAAGCCGGAATGGCAGCACAACCAGGACTACTGGGCCGAGAAGGACGAATTCCCGACGATCGATCTCGAGGACAAGGCGTTCGTTTACGGCTAA